One window of Paludibacter propionicigenes WB4 genomic DNA carries:
- a CDS encoding DUF6089 family protein: MRKLFLSFSLIILMPFFLFSQRRYGQIEKSNANSGAILLSLGTEYCFADTKKSPFSQGISGNKEFSLGYKAKYSNNLGYRAQINYTTVTGSDGVSEIRNYDFSSKIWQASIHGEYTVNLGQVFNRSESPNSIYIFLGIGLINTSANLNYNQRIDYNYKTQKNNETDISAVIPYGIGYQYDFNNNFSFGIEYNLRYSFSDYLDGFKPPYPDSKSNDILQGFSFVFGYKLF, from the coding sequence ATGAGAAAACTATTTCTATCCTTTTCACTTATTATTCTAATGCCCTTTTTCCTGTTTTCTCAACGTAGGTATGGGCAGATTGAAAAAAGCAATGCAAACAGCGGAGCCATACTTCTCTCGCTAGGAACTGAATACTGTTTTGCCGACACAAAAAAATCTCCATTCTCTCAAGGTATTTCGGGCAATAAAGAATTTTCTTTAGGATACAAAGCAAAATACTCCAATAACCTTGGCTACAGAGCGCAAATTAATTATACCACCGTGACCGGTTCTGATGGCGTATCCGAGATACGGAATTACGACTTCTCATCTAAAATCTGGCAAGCGTCCATACATGGCGAATACACTGTCAATCTTGGTCAGGTTTTTAATCGGTCAGAGTCACCTAATTCTATTTATATTTTCCTCGGTATAGGCTTGATTAATACCAGCGCCAATCTTAATTACAATCAACGAATTGACTATAATTACAAAACTCAAAAAAACAACGAAACCGATATTTCAGCAGTTATTCCTTACGGCATTGGATACCAATATGACTTCAATAATAATTTCAGCTTTGGGATAGAGTATAATTTACGCTACTCATTCTCCGATTATCTGGATGGCTTTAAACCTCCTTATCCCGATTCTAAGTCAAACGATATTCTACAAGGATTTTCGTTTGTTTTTGGCTACAAACTCTTTTAA
- a CDS encoding nucleoside kinase codes for MDKSVTIYCKNTQSYHNYPLGTSLIEIYQDLKIELKYPVMAARVNYKVEDLNFLVYKPKDIEFIDLSTPSGMRVYVRTLCMVLSKAISELYPHVTLQIEHPISKGYYCKLENLNEPITPQIIAKIKERVNETIAQGKRIICEEKQTKEVKELFVNKNLQSDKTALFETLGNPYFRFFRIDDYIDYYNGVLLPSTDYLGIYDLIRYYDGLLLCIPCRENPVELEEMVLMPKMYDIYKEYVGWNKIMKINNVGDFNIACRNNQSFNMIKVSEALHEKKVASIADMISQRAEKVKFVLISGPSSSGKTTFSKRLSVQLMVSGLKPVAVSLDNYFVNRDETPLDENGEYDFEHLHALDLATFNEHLKLLLAGEEIEVPFFNFEDGKRYYKGEKLKLNDDSILVLEGIHALNPALTPDIPSETTFKIYVSALTTIPIDNHNWIPTTDTRLLRRIIRDSRFRNYSARETISRWPSVRRGEEKWIFPYQENADVLFNSALLFELAVLKRYAEPILAEVPKYCDEYTETHRLIKFLNYFVPILDREIPPTSLLREFVGGSSFRY; via the coding sequence ATGGACAAATCGGTTACCATTTACTGCAAAAACACACAATCATACCATAACTATCCATTAGGAACATCGCTTATAGAGATATATCAGGATTTGAAAATAGAGTTAAAATACCCGGTAATGGCTGCTCGTGTAAACTACAAAGTGGAAGACCTGAATTTTCTGGTATATAAACCCAAAGACATTGAGTTTATCGACTTAAGTACTCCATCGGGGATGCGGGTGTATGTCCGCACTTTATGCATGGTATTGTCCAAAGCTATTTCCGAACTGTATCCGCATGTTACTCTACAGATAGAACATCCCATCTCCAAAGGCTACTACTGCAAACTCGAAAATCTGAACGAACCGATAACTCCCCAAATTATTGCGAAGATAAAAGAACGTGTAAACGAGACTATCGCTCAGGGGAAGCGCATTATATGCGAGGAAAAGCAAACCAAGGAGGTAAAGGAATTGTTCGTAAACAAGAATCTACAATCGGACAAAACAGCGCTTTTCGAAACGCTTGGAAACCCCTATTTCAGGTTTTTCAGAATAGATGATTATATCGATTATTACAACGGAGTGTTGCTGCCATCTACCGATTATCTTGGAATTTACGATTTAATCCGGTATTACGATGGTTTGTTGCTGTGTATCCCTTGCCGTGAAAATCCCGTGGAACTCGAAGAAATGGTTTTAATGCCCAAAATGTACGACATTTACAAAGAATACGTTGGCTGGAACAAAATCATGAAAATAAACAATGTTGGAGACTTTAATATTGCCTGCCGCAACAACCAATCGTTCAACATGATCAAAGTTTCGGAGGCATTGCATGAGAAAAAAGTTGCGTCCATTGCCGATATGATATCTCAACGTGCTGAAAAAGTCAAGTTTGTGCTTATTTCGGGTCCATCTTCCTCTGGAAAAACGACGTTCAGCAAACGTCTTTCAGTCCAACTTATGGTAAGTGGTTTAAAACCGGTAGCAGTATCACTCGATAACTATTTCGTGAACCGGGACGAAACACCACTGGACGAAAACGGCGAATATGATTTTGAGCATCTGCATGCGCTGGATTTAGCTACTTTCAACGAACATCTTAAATTGCTTTTGGCTGGCGAAGAGATTGAAGTTCCATTCTTCAACTTCGAGGATGGTAAACGATACTACAAGGGAGAGAAGCTGAAACTGAACGATGACAGCATTCTTGTGCTGGAAGGCATACATGCCCTGAATCCGGCACTTACTCCGGATATTCCGAGCGAAACTACATTCAAAATTTATGTTTCAGCCCTTACAACTATCCCTATCGATAACCACAACTGGATACCCACTACCGACACCAGGCTTCTTCGCCGTATTATTCGCGATTCTCGCTTTAGAAATTACTCAGCGAGGGAAACTATCAGCCGTTGGCCAAGTGTGCGCAGAGGCGAGGAAAAGTGGATATTCCCGTATCAGGAAAATGCCGATGTGCTTTTCAACTCTGCACTGTTATTTGAGCTTGCTGTTTTAAAAAGATACGCAGAGCCTATTTTAGCAGAAGTTCCAAAATACTGCGACGAATATACCGAAACGCATCGTCTAATTAAATTTCTAAACTATTTTGTTCCGATCTTAGACCGTGAGATTCCACCAACTTCATTGCTCCGTGAGTTTGTAGGAGGAAGTAGTTTCAGGTACTGA
- a CDS encoding aspartate aminotransferase family protein, giving the protein MNLFNVYPLFDIEIAKGIGCRTYDNHGIEYLDLYGGHAVISVGHSHPYYVQKLTHQIENLVFYSNSVINKLQVELAEKLGKMSGYEDYSLFLINSGAEANENALKLASFHTGRRKVIAFDKSFHGRTSAAVRVTDNPKIVAPINEGFEVDFLPLNDIEAVRKSLSKGDVCAVIIEGVQGVGGIRTPENKFLQELSEACKAAGTVLILDEVQSGYGRSGKFFAHQHAGIRPDLITVAKGMGNGFPIGGVLISPMFEASHGMLGTTFGGSHLACTAAIAVLDIIKVEHLVENAEKIGNYLIEELSKIHQIKEIRGLGLMIGIEFEQPVKEIRNRLLFEKKIFTGASGTNTIRLLPPLCLSKSDADIFLTSFKEILQSV; this is encoded by the coding sequence ATGAACTTGTTTAATGTATATCCGCTTTTTGATATCGAAATAGCGAAGGGAATTGGTTGTAGAACGTATGACAATCATGGAATCGAATACCTCGATTTGTATGGTGGACATGCTGTGATATCAGTGGGTCACTCTCACCCATATTACGTTCAGAAGCTAACTCATCAGATAGAAAATCTGGTTTTTTATTCCAATTCGGTAATAAACAAGTTGCAGGTGGAACTGGCCGAGAAATTGGGTAAAATGTCGGGTTACGAAGATTACTCTCTTTTTCTTATAAATTCAGGAGCCGAGGCCAATGAAAATGCACTCAAGCTGGCTTCGTTTCATACCGGTCGCCGTAAAGTGATTGCTTTTGATAAAAGCTTTCATGGAAGAACTTCGGCAGCCGTGCGAGTAACGGATAACCCCAAAATAGTTGCACCGATAAACGAAGGATTTGAAGTAGATTTTTTGCCTTTAAACGATATTGAAGCTGTACGTAAATCACTCAGTAAGGGAGATGTTTGTGCTGTTATCATTGAGGGTGTTCAGGGTGTAGGCGGAATTCGTACACCGGAAAACAAGTTCCTTCAGGAGTTGAGCGAAGCGTGTAAGGCTGCGGGAACTGTTCTGATATTGGATGAAGTACAATCAGGCTATGGACGTAGCGGAAAATTCTTTGCGCACCAGCATGCAGGAATTCGTCCCGATTTGATAACCGTGGCCAAAGGTATGGGAAATGGTTTTCCTATCGGAGGAGTGCTTATCAGTCCAATGTTTGAAGCATCGCATGGTATGTTGGGGACTACTTTTGGCGGAAGTCATTTGGCATGTACTGCTGCTATCGCTGTGCTCGATATTATCAAAGTAGAACACTTGGTTGAAAATGCTGAAAAGATAGGAAATTATCTGATAGAAGAACTATCCAAAATTCATCAGATAAAAGAAATCAGAGGTTTAGGACTGATGATCGGCATTGAGTTTGAACAGCCGGTGAAAGAAATACGTAACCGCTTATTGTTCGAGAAAAAAATATTTACAGGCGCCAGTGGTACTAATACCATCCGGTTATTGCCTCCATTGTGTT